CTGGATGAAGGCTCTATTCAGCGGATTTTTGAAGGACGCAAGCAAAAGCTGCTGGATCGCTATACGCCACTCATGGAGCAGCAGAGTCTGCGTGAACGGGTAGCAGCGCTGACAGATATTCAGCATAACGGTGGTTATATGGCTAGCTATGAAGAGAACAATGCTGATGAATATACGATTTATGAATACAACTGTCCGATTAATCGGGTCGCCGATCAGCATCAGATTGCCTGTCAGTGCGAGCAAGAGCTATTTGAGCAGCTGCTGGATGCCAGAGTAACGCGTACCGAGTGTATTGCCAAGGGTGGTCGATGTTGTATTTATCAGGTAAAATCCAAATAAAAGCACGGACTGGGATTGGCTTTGTATTAAGCACAATCCTTTTTTGTTACGATGAATACATAGGAATCGATTGCAAGCGATGGGGATCATGATACATCGTCCATTGGTAATTGCAGCGTATAGTGGGTAAATAACTGCTGGCTGGGTAATAGTAATCAAATACATGTAACTAGGGAATGGAGAGATTATGATGGATCAACAGAAAACACAATTTATATACGGGCTGCTCACAGGAGCATTGATTGGTGCAGGTGCAGCTATGCTATATACACCGAAAAGCGGTAGCGATATTCGAGCTGATCTGCTGTATGGTGCAGAGATGATCAAGGAAAAAGGACCTGAATGGAATCAAAAAGGTCATGAAGTGACGGAGAAAGGTCGCGAGGTGGTTGCAGTTGTCAAAGAATCCATCGGCGTTGCACGTGAATGGAAAGAGCAAGTGGAAGCTGCTACGGAAGACGTAAAGCATGAGCTGGCTGAATTCAAAGAGCAGCAGGAAACGGAAAAGGCAGAAGAGTCCGATAGCCATTCTACAACTAGTCCAGTATCAACTGATAAACCGACGACACCGCCAGCAGGCAGTGACAAAACAAGCAATTATAGCGTCTAATCCAATAGACGGGATCAGATCAACGACACTATAGTACGTATTGTCATTGGGTATCGTATCAGATGATATAACAGAGCAAGATCAAAGAGATGGGCAGCAGAAGGAGCATGTTCTGCACCATCTCTTTTATTATGTCCAACATATAGATAAAACTATATGTTGGACTGTATAGGATCATTGGGGTACATCATTGCATATATTGGAATGGTAAAAAGTACGCGAAAAGAATAACTTTTCGCATGAAAATATAATTAAAAGAGCGATACGGCGACTATTTTTAGGGTATATATAAATAACTTAATTTTCCATAATGTTATTTTAAAGTATATTATGTAATCTTACTCATGTCCCTACCATTCCATACGTGAAAGGAGGTGAACAAACGAATGAAGTATCGATTGCTCGCACTACTGCTTGCGTTATTTTTATATGCTTTCGTTCATTACAATGCTGCTCATGCTGCTGGAGAAGAACAGTCTTCGCCAGCAACGGCTTCTATGGAAAAAGCAGAGAATGCTTCAACTGCTCAAGACCACGCTGTCAGCGATGATAACCGTTCCACAAATGATGATAACGTGCAGCACGAGCGTGCCTTCTTGCAGCGCACCACGGCTTCGCTTGCCGGAACAGTCACGGACACATTGAAATCGGTTACAGAAACGACAACAAAGGCAACCAGTGAGGTGACAAGTCAAGCATCTACAACCGTAACGGATACAGGCTCTCATTTGGGCAATACCGTAGATCGTACTGCCGATATTGTAGGCAATGTAACCGATCTGACAGACGATCTTGCTAAAGAAACTGACAAGCTGGTATCTGGCGAGCCTGCCAATGTTACAGGCGCTGTATCGTCAGCGGTAGATCAGACGGTCAAGGATACTGTGGATACAACAGCAAGTGCTGTATCCAACACAACTGCAACGGTTACAGATACGGTTCAATCAACTGTCAATACAGTGGATCATGTTGTTAGCTCGACGACAACAACAACAACCGATACTGTGAATAAAGTGGTGGACACCGTGAACGATGTAGTCACGAACGTCCCTAATATCGTGACCGAAGTTGTCAAACCATTGCCGATTGTTCCTGAGCCAGTACCATCCATTCCTACTCCTGTAGTCACGACACCGCCTGTTATAACGCCGCAACCGCATCCAGAACATACGACGAATCCCGAAGCGGGAGTTGATCCTACATCGTCTGCGCCTAGCATAGATCATGTATCTACTCAACCGACTCAGACGCCCGATGATCATTCGGCTTCAGCGATTCATCCACAGTCACCGATCCAGCCGGAATCTGTTTCAGCGTTATCAGATAGCCCTTCCAGCGATGTGCCTATTGCAGAGACTGATCCAACCAACTCGAATGATCCAACGGGAGTCAGTCGCGATACTCATACCGCTTCGGAAGCTGTTCGTGCAGCAGATGAACAGGAATCAGAACAACCTATTGTATATCCGTCTGTCATGGTACCGATATGGAATTGGCAATCATGGATGAATGATCAGGATATGACGGTAGATGTGAACAACACCAATCAAACAGCTGTAGAGTCAGTAGATGCAAATGACACTTTAACTGGTGTGCCTATCCCATTTGCACCGTCCGGTTTACCGCTTGTACCAGATCATGATGCTACAGCATTGGCTGTAACGAATGCAACCAATGCTGGAAGCTCCTCAGCACAATTCAACTCGGCGGGCGGTAATGCAGGCAATGCTCCGGCAGCCATGCTGTTGGATGCTACCCACGATCGGAAGCATCAGGCGCCGATTGTGATCTACCACACGCGTTCTGAACGCGGCAGTAGTCAGTGGATGAATGCACCACCAGGTCAGCCACCGCAACGCTCCCTTTATTTTAATGGACAACAGTCGTATTAAAATAAAAGGGAGCGATGAACAATGAAATGGTCAGTGAAAATGATGGTGGCAACAGGTTGTCTGGCAGCAGTAATGGGATGGTCGCATACAACAGCATCAGCAGCGGAATCGGAAAGCCGTTCACTGGTGCAGCTGAATATCGGAGATCGTACAGAGGAACAGGCACAGCAGGATAGTACGCTGCATGTCGGTGTACTGGAGCATCAAGAGAACACGGATGCAACCGGCAATCAACAGAGCGATGCTGTGCTTGAGGTGAAAGTTAACGATACCGTGCTTGGAGACGAGACACAGGTTCAAGTGCTGAACTCCTCAGATCAAACGACAACCAACAGCGAAACGAATCAGTCTGCCGTTGCCGAAATAACTGGTACTGACACACTGGTAAGCGATAATCTGCATATCGGCGTGCTAGACAATCATGAGCAATCGGAAAGCAACACTGACAACAGCCATTCTGCTGTAGCTGACGTTACAGCAAACGATACCGTGATCGGTGACGATGTACACGTCGGTGTACTCGATCGTGATGACCAATCCGGCGAAGCGGCAAGCACAGAGCATGAAGCAGTGGTCGAAGTTGGAGCTGACGACACGATTGTGGGCGATGATGTACACGTCGGCGTACTCGATCGCGATGACCAATCCGGCCAAGCTGCAAGTACGGAGCATGAAGCAGTGGTCGAAGTTGGAGCCGATGACACGATTGTGGGCGATAATGTACACGTTGACGTACTCGATAGTAACGATCAATCCGGCGAAGCTGCAAGCACAGAGCATGAAGCAGTAGTCGAAGTTGGAGCCGACGACACAATTGTGGGCGATGATGTACACGTCGGTGTACTCGATCGCGATGATCAATCCAGCGAAGCGGCAAGCACAGAGCATGAAGCAGTGGTCGAAGTTGGAGCCGACGACACGATTGTGGGCGATGATGTACACGTCGGCGTACTCGATCGCGATGACCAATCCGGCGAAGCTGCAAGTACGGAGCATGAAGCAGTGGTCGAAGTCGGAGCCAATGACCTTCCGATTGC
The DNA window shown above is from Paenibacillus sp. JQZ6Y-1 and carries:
- a CDS encoding YtxH domain-containing protein, giving the protein MMDQQKTQFIYGLLTGALIGAGAAMLYTPKSGSDIRADLLYGAEMIKEKGPEWNQKGHEVTEKGREVVAVVKESIGVAREWKEQVEAATEDVKHELAEFKEQQETEKAEESDSHSTTSPVSTDKPTTPPAGSDKTSNYSV
- a CDS encoding helix-turn-helix transcriptional regulator, which translates into the protein MKPNQEPSTRRNIMMILKTGGPASVSDLAQQLHITEMAVRRHIQTLEQEGLLLAETVKIPTGRPYLRFRLSEQAAEHFPHNYHQLTLDLLEELDEGSIQRIFEGRKQKLLDRYTPLMEQQSLRERVAALTDIQHNGGYMASYEENNADEYTIYEYNCPINRVADQHQIACQCEQELFEQLLDARVTRTECIAKGGRCCIYQVKSK
- a CDS encoding LPXTG cell wall anchor domain-containing protein, which translates into the protein MKWSVKMMVATGCLAAVMGWSHTTASAAESESRSLVQLNIGDRTEEQAQQDSTLHVGVLEHQENTDATGNQQSDAVLEVKVNDTVLGDETQVQVLNSSDQTTTNSETNQSAVAEITGTDTLVSDNLHIGVLDNHEQSESNTDNSHSAVADVTANDTVIGDDVHVGVLDRDDQSGEAASTEHEAVVEVGADDTIVGDDVHVGVLDRDDQSGQAASTEHEAVVEVGADDTIVGDNVHVDVLDSNDQSGEAASTEHEAVVEVGADDTIVGDDVHVGVLDRDDQSSEAASTEHEAVVEVGADDTIVGDDVHVGVLDRDDQSGEAASTEHEAVVEVGANDLPIADQLHLGVLDRDDQSNTTESSQQNAAVKLELDDVLGNDLNVAVLENNQLENSDGSGEQSSLISIGVADSILPNLGLTLLENNSFTPVVGNDDGNESGGGSDTGTTPTEPTQPGNSDNDGTDNNGSTDPSDNGNGSSNNGNNGSSNNGGGNTGNTNGNNGGTSNNTNTDTTGNSNSGTGTSGNNSSSSNTGTIASNGESSVIGSADGSNPAAATDFANSGVSIASTGEPQAAMEIDAQNSSSSPRDRLTMVTAMGTVTPSTLLPSSTPTSNIVTAAGHGIMGVSDAAVTAQPVVADQMIRMDRLPQTGETATPLYVYVIGMMLIMLGLALRKHTSNS